The DNA window TTCATCACCAATGTCCAGGGAGCTCAACAGTATCTGGAAGATCTGCAGTCCCAGTATACGAAGCGTGTCGGCACCATGGTGGACGATATCAATCAGCAGCTCAACTCCCTGGCCTCGCTTAATACACAGATTGCCAGGTCTGCAGGTATGGCCAATCCTTCCCATGACCTGCTGGACAAGCGGGACAATATTCTAAACAAGTTGGCAGAGCATATAGATATCAGCGTGGACATTAACCCGCAGGGGCAGGCAGCAGTATTTTTTGCCGGTAAGACTCTGGTGGATCGAGATCATGTATCCAACCTTGGTCATCGCATTACTGGTGAGGGCAGCAGTAAGTTGACCTACCTCGGTCCGGGCGGTCACACTGAAGATATCACCCGTCATACGGATGGTGGTAAAATAGCCTCCTATATGCAGATGCGGGATGAAGTTATTCCCGAGTACCTGGATCACGTCAATGAGCTTTCCCGCAGTGTGATTGAGGAAGTAAACAAAATTCACTCCGATGGCATTGCCACTAACCCATTTGGGGCCGTTTCCTCTCAGTATGCCGTGGAAAACAGTCGTACTCCTCTGAATGAAAACACTCCCTTCAAGATCCAGGATGGCAGCTTTCAGTTACGGGTGTACGACGATAATGGTGATGAGTTTCAGACCTTTGAAATTCATATCGAAGCTGAGGACTCTTTGCGCAAAATTGCCATGAAGCTCAACGATGTTGACCAAGGCGGGAATTTCAATGCTCGCATTACCTCGGACAACCAGCTGGAAATACGGGGCAACAATAATCATACCTTTGCCCTTTTCAACGATACGAGCAATACCCTGACGGCTTTGGGACTGAACACTTTTTTTACTGGTCACGATGCCAAGAGTATGGGTATCAACTCCTATGTGGCTGATGATACCTCACGGCTCGCCACCAGCTTTACCGGTCAGCCCGGCGATAATCAGAATGCGAACCGCATTGCGGAGTTGCGCAATCAGAATGTAATGATGAACGACACCATGACGATAAATGAGTACTATAACCACTTCGTCAACAAGGTGGGGTTGGATGTCATGGTAAACGGCGATGCCATGGAATCCAACAAGCTGATCCTGCGCCAGATGGAGCAACGTCGCGAAAGTATTTCAGGGGTTAACGAGAACGAGGAGTTAACCTTCATGCTGAAGTTCCAGCGCTCATTTGAGGCGTCGTCGCGCTTTATAACAACTGTCGATCGACTATTGGATAACATTGTCAACCGCATGGGCGTATAGTCCGTGTAATCTGCAGGTAGGTAACGTGCCATGATGCGAGTCACCAGCAATATGCTTTCTGCCAATTTTCTTGGCGGCGTCAATAAGAGCCTCAATAATATGCTGGAGAGCAACAAGCAGATTGCCAGCAACCGCACCGTGCTGGCTCCCAGCAGTGATCCCGTGCGGGTATCTCAGGCATTGTCGTTCCAGAACAGTATCGATCTTTCCAGCCAGTACCAACGCAATATTTCCAACACCAAAACCTGGCTGGACCTTTCCGACGGCAGCCTGCAGTCTATAAGCTCCATACTGCAAAAGACCAAAAACGACTTTGCCCTGGCTGGCTCCAGTGACTCCATGTCTCCCGATGCTCGCAAAGCTTTGGCAAACGATGTAGAGGCGATGCGTCGCGAACTGATCAGTCTTGGTAATACCAAGCATTTGGATCGCTATATTTTCGGTGGACACCAGACACGCAGTGAACCCTTTCAGGAGCGCAAGCAAGAGATAGAGATTATTCGTAACGGCAGTTACGTTGGCACCAGTGGTGCCGTGCTCTACTCCAAGGGAGTTTTTTCAGACCTGCCGGAGCTGCCAGGTGGAGATTATGAGATACATATTGACTATGATGACAATACCAATGTAGCAACTGTCTCCATGCGAGACTCCAAGGGTCGCGTCGTATCCCTTGATTCCAATGGCTCTGACAACAGCGGTGGTGGCAATATGAATAACCTCACCACCGTGGCCCGCTACCACGTTAATCCTGGAGACTACATTGATACCGGGCGAGGTGTGGCTCTGGAAATTCCCCAGGGTTTTCGTGGCGGTCAGCGTATTCAGTTCAGCTATAGCCCTGGTGATAGTTTAGCCTATCTCGGGGATAGTGGCGTTTCAAAATCTCAAGTGGGTATCAATGACCAGGTGGATGTTAACGTGCCTGGTAGCGAGATTTTCTCCAAAACCGCCAAGATGATAGAAACTACCTTCACCAACACCACTGGCGGAGTGCCTATAAAGAATATCACCAAGTTTGGAGATATTGATCACGCCAATGTGCAGCGGGGTGATACCATTGATATCAATGGCCTTGATCACTCCGGTAACCGCATTGGTGCTGCCCGAATTCTTTCCCCGAAGGCGGCCATGCTCGATCTGACAAATGCTACGAAAGACGAGCGCACTTTTTCAATGCACTACAGTAATGATCGCCTGGATGGCGTCAGCAAAAATATAACCGTTCCTCAACACGGCTACGACAACCACAACCGTCTGGCCAATGCTATTCAGGGGGCGATCAATGAGTCGCTGGCACCAGCCAACAACCATCCCGTTTACTTCAGCGGCGGCATGGATGCCAGTGGCGAAACTACCGGGCCTTTGTACTCAGCAGGCGGCACAGTTACCAACCGTCTCTTTGCCACTGGCACCATCGCCTACGATCAGTTCAAACAGATCAGCCTGA is part of the Desulfurispira natronophila genome and encodes:
- the flgK gene encoding flagellar hook-associated protein FlgK gives rise to the protein MSFNSLGIGLSGALSSQNALQTVGHNLSNMNTEGFNRQRTVLEARSPQTLGNLQFGRGVDMVQVERIHDQFIQQSMRTAMTKDGQYEASYSAYREIEMLFNETEGMGLNDSLTRFFDSWHDLANSPTDTSQEAASKRATVVQSAQNFITNVQGAQQYLEDLQSQYTKRVGTMVDDINQQLNSLASLNTQIARSAGMANPSHDLLDKRDNILNKLAEHIDISVDINPQGQAAVFFAGKTLVDRDHVSNLGHRITGEGSSKLTYLGPGGHTEDITRHTDGGKIASYMQMRDEVIPEYLDHVNELSRSVIEEVNKIHSDGIATNPFGAVSSQYAVENSRTPLNENTPFKIQDGSFQLRVYDDNGDEFQTFEIHIEAEDSLRKIAMKLNDVDQGGNFNARITSDNQLEIRGNNNHTFALFNDTSNTLTALGLNTFFTGHDAKSMGINSYVADDTSRLATSFTGQPGDNQNANRIAELRNQNVMMNDTMTINEYYNHFVNKVGLDVMVNGDAMESNKLILRQMEQRRESISGVNENEELTFMLKFQRSFEASSRFITTVDRLLDNIVNRMGV